The genomic stretch CATGCCACCTGGCAGCTAATTGTGAGAttacagaaaataattaattgtgGATTATGTTCAGGTTTTCCTGAAGCCAAACACAGTAATTTTGCATATTGTCATGAATGTGTCTTTATTGAGTTATGGATgacatttttacagaaatgtattcCATGTGTTCTgtcccactgtgtgtgtgtttgtgtgtagatcCTAAGATGGTTATGGAGTGTGTGAGCTTCACTCTGTCTCAGCAATTTACGCCCAAGTACAAGGAACCAGGCAACCACAACAGTGGAGAGGACATGATACGAACCTGTgagtaccacacacacatacacgaaACACCTACATATTTATTGCCACTTTTGTATCCAGACAGGACTAAAATAACCAGAGTAACACTGGGTTTTGTGAAAAACAGTAGGGACAACATCAATGTGGTCTGTCCAGATGGGAATAAAATCACTGAGGAACCCATGGATATTTACAAATGTCTGAGCTTTTATGATTACTTTGCCTGGTTTGTGGTGGCTCTCAAGTGGAGCAACATTCTAAATCATGGCTTTATCATCAGATTTTCATTGTCAGTGTGGATACTAGGTTTTTAGTGCTAGTGCTTTCCAGGATgattttctcattctctcttctttttttccctttagaCCTGTGGCGGTGTCAGTTCCTCTTGCCCCTGGTCTCTCTGGGGTTGGTGTTGTTGAGTGGACTTGTGGGTTTCTGTGCATGCTTGTGTCGCAGTCTCAGTCCCACACTTGGTATCGGACTACTCCACCTACTTGCAGGTCAGTGAAATCTACTAAATACCTAAATTCACCCCCAAAACATCACCATAACTTTGCGATCAAACAGAgatgtgtttggtttttttcTAGAAAATAGACCCAGCTGGTCAGTTTTGGATTATAAGGTATTGCTAAAACTCTAGTTATTTTGACttaattatacattatattcctctctctctctctctctctctgcctctctctatttctctttcatctttcttttttgctttctatctttcttttttgctttctttctccctcagGTGTATGTTCTCTGGgaactgtttgttgttttctggcAGGGATGGACCTGCTGCACCGTGTGTCTGTTCTGCCTGAGCGTGTGGATGGGGCACTGGGCTGGTCGCTGTACCTTGCTCTCATCTCTTCTCCACTGCACATGATGGCAGCTGCGCTGCTTGTTTGGGCTGCACGCAGCCATAGCAAAAGCTACTACCGCATGACTGCCTACCGAGTAGCCTAGAACATGCCTAGAACCTGTGTAGAACCTGTCCAGAACTCTGGACAATATAGGCTTAACAATCATAAGAAATCGCTTAACTGCTTTCTAAACCTTTTACTTAGGGCTGCAACtaagatttatttttactgtcagTGAAGCTATCAACTATTATTCAACTAGCATCCCTTCTTTTGACAACATCAACTTCATCAAATTTCTCACTGGTGCGATGATTAAAGAgcactttttaaaacaaatataggAGCCATATTGCCCCTATATTCCTTTAGTGTATTACATTCTGTAATACTGAATGTTTGGATCACATTAATATTATTGAGCCTTTTTCTATGTGAAACAACAATCAGATCATAACACACTACAAGATTAGAGGAAAATATGGCTTCTATA from Hoplias malabaricus isolate fHopMal1 chromosome 2, fHopMal1.hap1, whole genome shotgun sequence encodes the following:
- the cldnd1a gene encoding claudin domain-containing protein 1a isoform X2; this translates as MVDNRYATALVIACVLSALASVYLSVAVGTQHWYQYSSPPVYGEPNASELRSLHEEFSHGEFDEKTYSDSLFRLNGTLGLWWRCLQVPTDSHWYKEPDPKMVMECVSFTLSQQFTPKYKEPGNHNSGEDMIRTYLWRCQFLLPLVSLGLVLLSGLVGFCACLCRSLSPTLGIGLLHLLAENRPSWSVLDYKVYVLWELFVVFWQGWTCCTVCLFCLSVWMGHWAGRCTLLSSLLHCT
- the cldnd1a gene encoding claudin domain-containing protein 1a isoform X1; this encodes MVDNRYATALVIACVLSALASVYLSVAVGTQHWYQYSSPPVYGEPNASELRSLHEEFSHGEFDEKTYSDSLFRLNGTLGLWWRCLQVPTDSHWYKEPDPKMVMECVSFTLSQQFTPKYKEPGNHNSGEDMIRTYLWRCQFLLPLVSLGLVLLSGLVGFCACLCRSLSPTLGIGLLHLLAGVCSLGTVCCFLAGMDLLHRVSVLPERVDGALGWSLYLALISSPLHMMAAALLVWAARSHSKSYYRMTAYRVA